Within the Borrelia parkeri genome, the region ATCAATGAATAAAAGACTATTGAAACGGCTACAGAAAGATTATAACTTTGAGTAAACCCATACATTGGGATTTTTAAATGCAAATCAGCATTTTCTAAGACTGTATTACTAAGACCTGTTAATTCTGTTCCAAAAAATATTGCCATTTTATAATCAATTGGAAAATCCTCGAGAAATATAGCCTCATTATCTAACGATGTAGCTACTATTTTATATCCATTACCCTTCAGATTATCAAATGCAGATTTAACACATTTATATTTAATTATATCTATCCATTTTGAAGCTCCAAGAACAACACCTGGATTTAAAGTATATTTATTATTGGTCTCAATAATATGAATATTACTAAGTCCCAAAATTTCAATCGTACGCATCGTTGCACTTGCATTTTGAGGCTGAAAAATATCTTCAAGTACAAGTGTCAAATAATTTGTGCGATTACTTAAAACTTCATCTATTTTCTCTCGCCTTCTTTGCGTGATAAATTCAGACAAAATTTCTATTCTCTTCAAGATATCATTACTCACAAAATACAATTTTATATAAAAAAATAATAAAATCCAATTCAAATATTAAAAAACAATTTATTTTTTATATAATATAAGAATGGAAGTAAAGATAGAAGAATCTTGGAAAGAAACGTTAAAAGGCGAATTTTGCAAAAGCTATTTTAAAAGGCTTGTGAATTTCATAAAAAACGAATATAAAACTAAAAAGGACAAAATATTTCCACCACCAAAATTAATATTTAATGCATTTGATTCTTTGCCATTCAAAGATATAAAAATAGTAATACTTGGACAAGATCCATATCATGGAAAAGGACAAGCTAATGGTTTAGCCTTTTCTGTTAATTCAGATATCAAAATACCCCCATCACTACAAAATATTTTTAAAGAAATAGAGAGAAGTTTAAAAATTAAAACTATTCCAAATGGAGATCTAACACGATGGGCAATACAAGGCGTATTTTTACTAAATTCAATATTAACAGTAGAAGAAGGACGTCCATCATCTCACAAGGATATTGGATGGGAAATTTTTACAAACGAAGTAATAAAAATTATTTCAAAAAATCTAAATAATGTTGTGTTTATGTTATGGGGTAATTTTGCAAGAGGAAAAAAAGAATTAATAGATGCATCCAAACATTTAATTCTTGAAACAAGCCACCCATCCCCTTATTCTGCACATAATGGTTTTTTAGGCTCAAATCATTTTAGTCAAACTTTAAAATATCTAAAAGAACACAATAAAAATTCAATAGACTTTCAATAGACTAACTTGCCTAATATTTAATTTCAATAGCCTATCAGACAAGTCATTCTAACTTAGATTTTATTATTCTTCTTTCTTTAAAGTATCTTCATTAACAGCATCTTCATTTTCTTCATTTTGATTTGTATCATCATTCCAAAATGTTGAACTTTTTTCATTTGTCTTAACGTCCTTTAACAAACTGTTATCAACTCTTTTGGTATTAATAAAAGACAATGCTATCACAAAAATAAAGAAAAGCGTAATAAAGAATGCTGTAATTCTTATCGCAATATTTGAAGATTTTGCTCCAAAAATAGAAGAACTACCACCTCCAAATACGCCTCCAATACTATCACCTTGTTCATCTTGAAATAAGACTAACAAAATAATCATAAATGAAGTAATAATAAAAAAGACAAAAATTAAAAATCTAAATAACTCCAAAATAAACCCCTTATTTGGCCACCTTATTAACTATATTCAAAAATGAATCGGCCTTTAAAGATGCACCACCAATCAATGCTCCATCAATGTCACTCTCACCCATAAGGTCTTCCACATTATCAATGTTAACAGAACCACCATACTGAATAATAATGTTACTTGCCGCTGAAGCTGAATACAATGATTCAATCTCACGCCTAATTGCTCTGTGAATTTCTTGGGCCTCTTCTTTTGTTGCTGTTTTTCCAGTTCCAATTGCCCATACAGGCTCATAAGCTAAAATTATTCGTTTAAGATCAGATTCAGACACAGAAATTAATCCTTTTCTAATCTGATTTAAAACAACATCCAAAGTTTTATTATTCTCTCTCTCCTCAAGAGTTTCCCCAATACAAAGAATCAAATATTTAAATGGATGTTTAAGTCCTGCAAGAACTTTTTTATTTACTACTTCATCAGTATCTCCAAGATAAGTTCTACATTCAGAGTGCCCAAGTATTACGTAATCGACCCCAAATTCCAAAAGCATAGAAGGCGAAATTTCACTTGTTCTTGCTCCACTATCCTCATAAGACATATTTTGCGCACCAAGAAGAACATTACTTCCTCTTGTAACTTCACAAACTTTACAAAGAGATGTAAATGTGGGTGTTATCATAAC harbors:
- a CDS encoding TrmH family RNA methyltransferase, with protein sequence MSNDILKRIEILSEFITQRRREKIDEVLSNRTNYLTLVLEDIFQPQNASATMRTIEILGLSNIHIIETNNKYTLNPGVVLGASKWIDIIKYKCVKSAFDNLKGNGYKIVATSLDNEAIFLEDFPIDYKMAIFFGTELTGLSNTVLENADLHLKIPMYGFTQSYNLSVAVSIVFYSLISRLRKSSIKYLLNEDEKLVLKLDYYRKIVKKYQTIEKLKLF
- the ung gene encoding uracil-DNA glycosylase; protein product: MEVKIEESWKETLKGEFCKSYFKRLVNFIKNEYKTKKDKIFPPPKLIFNAFDSLPFKDIKIVILGQDPYHGKGQANGLAFSVNSDIKIPPSLQNIFKEIERSLKIKTIPNGDLTRWAIQGVFLLNSILTVEEGRPSSHKDIGWEIFTNEVIKIISKNLNNVVFMLWGNFARGKKELIDASKHLILETSHPSPYSAHNGFLGSNHFSQTLKYLKEHNKNSIDFQ
- the secG gene encoding preprotein translocase subunit SecG, translating into MELFRFLIFVFFIITSFMIILLVLFQDEQGDSIGGVFGGGSSSIFGAKSSNIAIRITAFFITLFFIFVIALSFINTKRVDNSLLKDVKTNEKSSTFWNDDTNQNEENEDAVNEDTLKKEE
- the tpiA gene encoding triose-phosphate isomerase; this translates as MRKIFLAGNWKMHYTSMEAAGVAKQIVDGVKNIKDNVVVMITPTFTSLCKVCEVTRGSNVLLGAQNMSYEDSGARTSEISPSMLLEFGVDYVILGHSECRTYLGDTDEVVNKKVLAGLKHPFKYLILCIGETLEERENNKTLDVVLNQIRKGLISVSESDLKRIILAYEPVWAIGTGKTATKEEAQEIHRAIRREIESLYSASAASNIIIQYGGSVNIDNVEDLMGESDIDGALIGGASLKADSFLNIVNKVAK